ATCTTGCTGGCGCAGATAGGGATTTGCCTACGCAGGACGCAGAGGAGCGTGCGAGGAACTTGGGGGAGGCGCTGAAATGTTACCATGCGGCGCTGGAAATAAGGAATAAGATCGAATACCCTTTGGAATACGCTAGGACGCAGAATAATTTGGGTGCTACATACATGGAATTGCCGTCAAGTGATATAGTTGAGCGCACGCGGAACGTTGAACAGGCGCTGGAGTGCTACTATGCTGCACTTGAGATGTGGAAGAAGGATGAATACCCCTTGGAATATGCCTCGACACAGAACAATTTGGGTGTTGCGTACATCGGATTGCCGTCGCGGGATATAGCTGAGCGCAAGCGGAACCTTGGGAAGGCGCAGAGGTGTTTCCGTGCAGCGCTGGAAATAAGAGTTAATGATGAGTACCCTTTGGAATATGCTAAAACAAAGAACAACTTGGGTATTTCATATATGGAATTGCCGTCACAGGACTCGTCTGAGCGTGAGCAGAACGTGCGTCAGGCCCAGGAGTGTTACCGTGCGGCACTGGATATATGGAATAAAAATGAGTATCCCCAGCATTATTGCCGGGCAGCTGCCAACTTGGGGATAATCCTGGTTGAGATTGACCCGGAACAGGCCTGTTACTGGCTGCGGGAGGCCTATTCCCTGCGGGAACTCCTGCCAGACCAGGGAACGAGCTTGGAAGAACTGATGAAGCAAGTATGCAAAGATTGAGCTTCAGTATTATCGGGTGATTAACGAATCCTTCTTCTCCGGGCCCCCCTTTTTAAAAGGGGGAGGCAAAGCCCTCCCCCTGCTATCAAACCGTCAACAACCTACATCACCGCCTCCACTTTCACCGTGCTGCCTTCCGGAGCGGGCAGGATCATGGCGCCCTCCACCGGCACGCCGTTCACGGTCAGGCTGCGCACGCCCTTTTCGCGGCCGTCCGGGTTGGTCACCGTGATCTCGTAGGTCGCCCCGCGGAACCGCCGTGTCACCCTGAACTCTTTCCAATCGGCGGGCACGGCCGGGTCGAGAGTCAAGCCGGCCAGGCTGGGCCGCACGCCCAGGATATACTGGCTGGAAGCGAGCATGAACCAGGTGGCGCTGCCGGTCAGCCAACTGTTGCGCGCCCGTCCCGGCCACTGGAACGGGGCCTGGGCGATGTGCTGGCTGTAGACATAAGGCTCGGTCTCGTGCAGCTCGGCGATCCGGTTGGCGGTGGTGGGGGCCATGCGCAGGTAGTAGTCGTAGGCGCGGCCGCCGCGTCCGGCCAGGGCCTCGGCCACCACGGCCCAGCTTGCGGCGTGGCAGAACACGGCCCCGTTCTCCTTGTGGCCGGGCAGCGGGATGCTGATCGAACCCCAGGTGGGGTTGTAGTCCAGGTAGGGCGGATCGAGGAGCTTCACGCCGTAAGGGCCGGCCAGGTGTTTGTTCACCGAATCGAGCAGGGTCAGCCTCCGCTCGCCCTCGGCCACGCCCGCGATCACGGCCCAGGCCTGCGGCTCCAGGAAAATACTGCCCGGGGTGATATCCTTCCCGCCGATATGCCCGCCGCCCTTGAGCAGGATACGCCGGTACCAGGCGCCGTCCCAGGCCACTTCATTCGTGATTTTCTTGATCTGCTCGTAGCGCTCGCGGCACTCAGCAGCCAGGTCCCTGTGCCCGGTGAAATCGGCCAGGGCGGCCAGCTCGCGCGCGCTGGCGCAGAACAGCATGGCGTTGAACACACTCTCGCTTTCCATCGACCCTGGGTTGAGCCCGTCGTTCCAGTCCGCATGCCCGGTCTGAGGCAGGCCGTGCTCGCCGC
The sequence above is drawn from the bacterium genome and encodes:
- a CDS encoding glycosyl transferase, translated to AVCHYIKETGDLQILKEQVAFWDTGEKQSLLERLALCLDTTWRLRGEHGLPQTGHADWNDGLNPGSMESESVFNAMLFCASARELAALADFTGHRDLAAECRERYEQIKKITNEVAWDGAWYRRILLKGGGHIGGKDITPGSIFLEPQAWAVIAGVAEGERRLTLLDSVNKHLAGPYGVKLLDPPYLDYNPTWGSISIPLPGHKENGAVFCHAASWAVVAEALAGRGGRAYDYYLRMAPTTANRIAELHETEPYVYSQHIAQAPFQWPGRARNSWLTGSATWFMLASSQYILGVRPSLAGLTLDPAVPADWKEFRVTRRFRGATYEITVTNPDGREKGVRSLTVNGVPVEGAMILPAPEGSTVKVEAVM